The Barnesiella intestinihominis YIT 11860 genome includes a window with the following:
- a CDS encoding DUF6769 family protein: MWAKKLKILFVCLAGCLAVFSTVIPHHHHENGMICWVIDAAESGDTHSSDVPEKAGDCSGCSWFAYKAPVDIVSLNQYLTLKFAPVKILLGTWAMLSDFVIDSLEVSPCFGIYIERLHTFTFLKTLGLRAPPVA, translated from the coding sequence ATGTGGGCGAAAAAACTGAAAATACTATTCGTTTGTTTGGCCGGTTGTCTGGCTGTTTTTTCGACGGTGATTCCTCATCACCATCATGAGAATGGTATGATCTGCTGGGTAATCGATGCCGCAGAGTCGGGAGATACCCATTCGTCCGATGTCCCCGAAAAGGCTGGCGATTGCAGCGGTTGTAGTTGGTTTGCATATAAGGCTCCGGTCGATATAGTTTCTTTAAATCAATACCTTACATTAAAGTTTGCCCCGGTAAAAATTTTGTTGGGGACGTGGGCTATGTTGTCCGATTTCGTTATCGACAGTTTGGAAGTATCTCCCTGTTTCGGTATTTACATCGAGCGGCTGCATACATTTACTTTTCTTAAAACGTTGGGGCTGCGGGCTCCTCCCGTCGCATAG